gtcaagcaaaccccaggctcccaagagccgtggcaaaattccGGGATAACTCGAGGAAGAAGAGAAATAAGCAGCTTAGCTTAAGGGTGAAAAATCTAGATATTAATTTGTAAATTCCATACGACTAAATAAATTAGCAGTTGCATTCAGTAAAACCCTGCAGCCAGTCCGTAGCTAGCTACCAACCGCCTCAGTTAAACCGTAGAGCTACATAATAATAGGTAGGCGTGagttttattaatttctaaTAATACTTAGATCTAAAATTAGTCTGCAGTAAATATATTCTAGTGGTGAGTGCCCCTTAATACACCTAACATTAATTGTCATAATATGAATTCGCACAACAGATTTGGCATAACATAATTATTCATAACATAACATTCaaaggcataataataaaaaaggaTAACACTTATTACGCATAATAATGAATCAACATAATTGAAATAAGTATGCataacattattaactataTCTAGTGGTACTTAAGTATGTCTGTAAAAGTCTAATTGgaatttgtatataattttaGTGTCAGTTTAAATCATCAATTTGACTCTTCTTCTCCCGACCGACCGGGAAAGTTTATGAAAAGAAACGGAAACATCTCATACACGATCGCGAAGCGCATCCACGCTAATTAGCAAACACTCTTAAAAAGATTGTTTATTCGATAAATATTCGGCAGCTCGAACcgaactattcggccgaatacaaACATTGAAAAATACGCCGAATAAGTATGCCGAATACCCATCATTTGAGTTCctgtattttattaagtttaCCGTATTTTTCTGAACCGTTTCTTGGAGAGCGGCCTGCGATGCGAGCCCTGGCAGTCCACGGCCGAGGGCCCGGACACTCTGGTGGCCTCCAGGCCCTTGTCGGACTCCTTGCACTCGAACTCCACGGCCTCCTCGTCGCCCAGCGACCGGAATCCTGGCATCTGAATGACGCTCTGAAATCAAGTAATTAGTGGCTGTTAGTTCGTTAGCCAGTGGATTTAAGGGATAACACATACCTATTTTTCAAAcaattttcaaaagtgtttttcaacaaaaatacacgtcaagattgttaagataccttttttctaatgctaaaaagaaaCAAACTATAAGCACTTAAAACAACGAAATAAGGCATTAATCATTTCGGATTGAAATGAATATAAATAGCATATTAGAAATTTTTAGTGACACTCAAGAATAACTGAAAAGGGCTAATTTGTCTGGAAATTTCCGGTTGTCATTACTTTTGAACGGAACACTGTGTCATATAGAAGCAAAGTCAGCAACATCCAATAGGTAAACAGTGAATGTTGCTGATTTTGCTTCTATATGACACAACTTATTGGTACCTTTTAAACTTTACAATGCCTGGGTAGTGCCAGCTTCAAGAAGTTCATGTTAAATGGCGACAAACTGCGCAGATTAGCCAGAAATGGCGTCGCACTTAGCGTTTAGGCCGACTTAACCAGAGTAAAGTAAGGCCAACTTACTACAAGCCAGAATAGTTAGTACCTACAAGTTCCTAACCATCGAAActcacaataaataaatgatctattgaaatattaaagtttccattcaggccgcgtagccaagatgccaatcgcttacgctccgtagcgatcgaaacgcaacggtcactgtcgcactaatatggaagggtgatagagagacataaagcttttcgttgtcgaagcgatagcgattgtaaccttggctaggccggcaagTTAGTTAGATGGTCGACTTCTAAAGAGAAGCATAGTAAATATACCGGAAATAAAAATTTTATCCACTGACGACATTTAAATGAATTGTGCTGTGTATTATATTTCGTAACATTGACCACGTTGCGTATTaacgggctagcacatgattggcgcgacagtatcttgCCGCGAGATAgtctacccgtccctctttaattaatacagtaagaaaaagacgggtagtctatctcgcggcgagatactgtcgcgccagcCATGTGCTTGGCCTACGGTTCAGCTAGTTATCATTTATGAGAAAAATCAACATTATCGCTCCCCAATACCCGCGCACAACCTAATACATATAAATTTTACCGCGCCAGCGTTCCGAAGTACAAGTTTAGTAGCGTAAATGTAATAGAAAAAACATCCGGCCTTGATAAGCCGAACAAACAAACAAGCTCACTATCAGGTCAACCGTCAACCTAGATACGCCATTATTTGTGAATGGATTTATTTCTACTATTCTGGAGTTAATAGGTGTTTCAATATTTTGTAGTTTTACACATGCATTAGCACTTTAATGTACTTACAATTTCGTATCATTATTTTAATTGGAATTTGCCCTTCCCCACCCTTCTAAGTAGCTTTGCCTTGTAATTTTTATGGCTGGTGTGGCTCTAATAGATTAGTAATTAAAATGCATAATTTCAGCCCCCTAAACTTTACagttatttgtaaaaaaagacaattttttttctagccAACCGATTTTAGCATTAGTCACATTGTAATAGTACGTGATGATTTTATGACATAAATTACGTTTTCATTATatcatagaaaaaaaatagaatataataaaataagtactaaatataTTTCGTTTCCTGtataatgtaagtacctatgcaTTCTGGTGGTGGAAATAATGTGGTATTCATTTACTCATTTGTTAACCTGCAATTGTTTTCTCTACGCTGCATTTCTCAGTTCTGTGCTAAGGTAGCTGTGCCTAATGTTGACAGCAGATATATTTTAGCCATTCAGCCAGTGGTCAGCCTACCAGTCACCAATTTTGCCCACAATTTTTTCAGATTAAATTTTGTTTCCTCATCATCGTTGTATATTAAATCACtacactttataaaaaaaagtcccccgccgcgtctgtctatttatttgtgtgtgttcgcgataaactcaaaaactactgaacggattttcatgacGTTTCACttatcgatagagtgattcttgaggaaagtttaggtgtataatttgttaagtttTTGTGTCACCCGTGctaagccggggcgggtcgctagtatcgAATAATAATTACCTGATGCACAAAGACATCCTGGCCACCGTCGTCCGGCGTGATGAACCCCCATCCCTTGGCCACGTTGAACCACTTGCAGCGACCGCGTCGCGTGACCCCCGTCACCCCCGTCACCCCCGCAGGCGCCGCTCCCGCGCCCGAGCCCGCTGCGTTCCCGACACCTGCAATAAATATAGTCAAGACTTTTAATGCCTTCGTTTATTTCCGATTCCGGAACTCTATGAGGATTCCGAATTCCAATACTCCGAATTCCAATGCGTTGTTGAATATATACTCCCAATCGTCAACTACTGCTTCatcatattgcattgtcaccgcGTGAGTAGCcaaaatatctttaaatatctataggtacctaattacctaAATATTATAACTTACATAGTTTTAAATTATAATGAATTGATTATTCTAGTCATTAAGTATAGGTATGTTGTTCTTTTTTACTGTGTCAGGCTTGCATTTTTATATAAGGTTTTACTATGAGACATTTGTGTAAATCCATATTCCATTAACGAAAATTGCCATAACTACCTATACATGTAGAAAcaggaggccaattcgaacggccaaaagtacagtcagctgcagagggGTCAGTAATCTTTGGTATGCTTTAAACATGTATGTCAAATCCCTACTTTTATATTCAACTTAGCAATTTAAGCGTATTAAGTTGTTGGTTTTAATAGTCAAAAATTTACAGTAGCATACAAATGGTTAAACTATGGAGCGTTTCACTTCACTCTACCATGCTTTAATGAAAGCTAATACGAAAGCGCAACATTAGACCTGACCAATTAAACTCTAAATTCTAATTTGGTAGAGTTGTTAAAGGAAAGTGGATCCCTCTTTTTAAATGCATACCGGGACAACTACATCGTTCGGAAATCTATTAGCAATAAATAAGGGCAGGCGGTTGTTTACCGGACTAAGAAAGGGTATACGATTCCTTTTATCGGGCtcctatacaaaaaataacgtGGGAACCGAAATAAAGAATAGTCTTTTTACATGTTTGTATGGTTATTGAACTCGAAGACTTTGAGACGGATAGTTCACATGACATTGTTAATATgtgtacgagtaggtaagtgGGCGCTTCAATTCAATTAATAATCGTAAACATGACTAATCAGGGCTTTACGCAACTTCCGCATTGTATCGAAAAAGATGTGACTAAGAGCGAATTATTCGGAAATAACGTAAAAACATTAGTAAGCGCTACCAGAATTAGTAATCGACTTCAATATCTTACCTATGTAACAAAATTGTGACTAACATTCAAACTGTGTGTGGCTTACGGGTATCGTTTGATATAGACGAAAGTTTATCGGTAGCTTTGCTAATTCGATACACATTTTCAAGTGACGGTATGTAAGCTAAGCATATTATTTCGGGCGTAGAGAGGCGCAGCACACGTGGCGACGCCCGGGGCTAGAGGAATGCCTGGTATTTAGGTTGCGTTTCTGGTACCTCTCCATTCATTGCCGTAACACTGCACCTAGCAGGCATTCGTGCGCCCCCCGCACGCCGCGCCGCTCGGTGGCTTCTCAAACGACAAACGCAACAACTACGCATGGGGCTTTTATATAGTTAAGATCTTTTTAGTTTTCAATTCAGCGTTGCCTTGCCGCGTCGTACGCGTCTTTGTAGTCACGTAAGGCTACCAGATACCATGCTTATGAGCGATTTAAATGCTATTTGATTAAGTAACAAGGCCCCTTTACAAAATACTCGTAATCTTAATCTTGATAGATGCATTTGCATACTTCaaatcaaaaacaatttccatCTCGATCAATGCATTTCTCATTAGCACTTAACGTTATCAACATAAAAAATGccagtatttattattttacgcCTTAAAGTAACTGTCTTTCAGTTTTACAGTAATTGTAATGAATTTCATTGCTTACGGTAAAATAAATCACCAAACTAAACAGCGTACGTAATTCTGGTATGTAAGGTACAGTACCGACGTAAACCTCACGTAAACAGATGCATTTCTAGTTTGGGCGGATTCCAAACCATCGACACGGCACTTCTCTGAAACGCATTACAAATGTCAATAAGATGAGTTTTTACAACCAGGCGGGTAAAAGGAATGTAATTAATGATTTTCGTGTGGTGCCACGGTGCCACTTACATAGAACTGTGTAGATATTTTAATTAACTTATTAATGAAAcattgagtatttttttttggcatGCGAACTTGATTTTATATTAACCAAAATAACCAAGTTACTTTTATTAACTCACTATCACTACTAAATAAGATTGGTTTCATGTTTAgtgtcattaaaaatatttaccttTATATAACTCTAAATATAGTATTCAGATATAAAAACTGAAGTAATAATAAATTGATGAGATATTAAAGAATTGAAATATTTGTTTATCTATTATTTAGAGAGCATAGATCACCTAGCAGCATACTCGtagatatacatacataggtacaagGCAGCTAAACacgtgtaggtacctatcagaTTATGTTTAGTGTTCATATAATTACAGCGCAAGTTAGAAAACGTATCTAATCTGCAACATCGTTGGACGTTTTTTTAACCTCTAGCTGCACAGACATCAAAACTTAGGAAAGTTGTAATAGTTACAGATTTTCCAAAATAAAGATTCGAATTAGAATGGAATGGGAAACTTTTTTATAGAACTCTGGGCGGCTAAAGGATATCTATAAAAGTGGCCAGCGCTCACGACAATTTAAAGTGGAACATTTTAATGTTTTGAATATTGAGACATATGAGTTTATCTCATTTGCAGTAATAAAAGGGCCGGCGCATGATGGCTATTATATTAATTAAGTCATCAACAGTGCATTTAAGCAgtaattgttttaatttatgcCCCTGAACATTTGTCTATTATATGAGCTTATTTATATTAGCTGGACGGAAAGGAAGACAAATGAAGAGGTCCTGAGAATGATAGGAGAAAAGCGATGCTTGTTAAATGCAATAAGAAATAGGAGAGGCATGATGTTAGGACACCTTATA
The sequence above is drawn from the Cydia fagiglandana chromosome 7, ilCydFagi1.1, whole genome shotgun sequence genome and encodes:
- the LOC134666036 gene encoding protein lin-28 homolog, with protein sequence MSGREGGNAVPSSSVGNAAGSGAGAAPAGVTGVTGVTRRGRCKWFNVAKGWGFITPDDGGQDVFVHQSVIQMPGFRSLGDEEAVEFECKESDKGLEATRVSGPSAVDCQGSHRRPLSKKRFRKIRCYNCGEFANHIAAKCNIDPQPKRCHNCKSEDHLIADCPIKVEKKSDQQTKSSGSSQDSQEGSPQHT